One Thalassotalea atypica DNA window includes the following coding sequences:
- a CDS encoding DEAD/DEAH box helicase, with amino-acid sequence MQFSDFGLDRKLLATIEHLGFTEPTEIQQHAIPAASGGHDLIASSKTGSGKTLAFVLPAMQRLQTQRALSKKDPRVVILTPTRELAKQVFAQLRLFTANTNFKAVLILGGENFNDQVKTLEKDPHFIVATPGRLADHLKQGHFYLNGLELLILDEADRMLDLGFAEQLDAINSAADHRKRQTLLFSATLDHAQVNEFAMKLLKSPKRIAINYGHTEHEDITKRFYLCDHLDHKQALLEHFLNTETYQQVIIFTATRSDTERLAIELNKHALNAVALSGELNQNQRNQIMDSFSRGQQKILITTDLASRGLDLVNVSHVINFDMPKHTEEFVHRIGRTGRAGSKGDAISLVGPKDWLSFKNVEGFLQQKISFDQVEGMVAKFKGLKPKKVTKAKPSNTKIKAEGKQGNVKARRINKKMMFTAQDAGDLPVMRKKKTVPIDEIDTDNEG; translated from the coding sequence TTGCAATTTTCAGATTTTGGTTTAGACAGAAAACTACTAGCGACCATAGAACATTTAGGTTTTACTGAGCCAACAGAAATCCAACAACATGCTATTCCAGCTGCTTCCGGTGGTCATGATTTAATTGCTTCTTCTAAGACTGGTTCAGGCAAAACCCTTGCTTTTGTCCTGCCAGCCATGCAGCGTTTGCAAACTCAAAGAGCGCTATCTAAAAAAGACCCTCGTGTGGTTATATTAACGCCTACTAGAGAGCTCGCTAAGCAAGTCTTTGCTCAGCTTCGTTTATTTACGGCCAATACTAATTTTAAAGCCGTATTGATTCTTGGTGGTGAGAACTTTAATGATCAAGTAAAGACACTTGAAAAGGATCCACATTTTATCGTCGCGACACCAGGTCGCTTAGCGGATCATTTAAAACAAGGTCATTTCTATCTTAATGGGTTAGAGTTGTTGATCTTAGATGAAGCGGATCGCATGTTAGATTTAGGCTTTGCAGAACAACTAGATGCTATCAATAGTGCAGCGGATCATCGCAAACGCCAAACTTTGTTATTCTCAGCAACTTTAGATCATGCGCAAGTGAATGAATTTGCTATGAAGCTGTTGAAAAGCCCTAAGCGTATTGCGATAAATTATGGTCATACAGAACATGAAGACATCACTAAACGATTTTATTTGTGCGACCATCTTGATCATAAACAAGCCCTACTAGAGCATTTCTTAAATACTGAAACCTATCAACAGGTCATTATATTTACTGCAACTCGCAGTGATACGGAGCGCTTAGCGATAGAGCTTAACAAGCATGCGTTAAATGCCGTTGCGCTTAGTGGCGAGCTGAACCAAAATCAACGTAATCAAATCATGGACAGCTTTAGTCGCGGCCAACAAAAAATATTAATCACAACAGATCTTGCGTCACGTGGCTTGGATTTGGTGAATGTTTCTCACGTGATTAACTTTGATATGCCAAAACACACGGAAGAGTTTGTTCACCGTATCGGTAGAACAGGCCGAGCAGGGAGTAAGGGTGATGCAATTTCTTTGGTGGGACCGAAAGATTGGCTGAGTTTCAAAAATGTTGAAGGGTTCTTGCAGCAAAAAATTAGCTTTGATCAGGTCGAAGGAATGGTCGCAAAGTTTAAAGGCTTAAAACCTAAAAAGGTGACTAAAGCCAAGCCGAGTAATACCAAAATAAAAGCAGAAGGTAAGCAAGGTAATGTTAAGGCTAGACGTATTAATAAGAAAATGATGTTCACGGCGCAAGATGCCGGCGATTTGCCCGTTATGCGTAAGAAAAAGACTGTTCCAATTGATGAAATAGATACGGACAACGAAGGCTAG
- the gltX gene encoding glutamate--tRNA ligase, whose product MTLTTRFAPSPTGYLHVGGARTALYSWLYAKKNGGDFILRIEDTDLERSTQASVDAIMDGMNWLQLEWTHGPYFQTERFDRYKEVIAQLLESGHAYRCYSTAEEVEAMREEAKAKGEIEKYNGLWRDRTDYPEDKPYVIRFKNPLDGNVIIKDMVKGDITISNTQLDDLIIARSDGTPTYNLTVVVDDWDMKVSHVVRGDDHISNTPKQINILAALGAEIPAYAHIPMILGDDGKRLSKRHGAVGVMQYRDDGYLPEALLNYLVRLGWSHGDQEIFSREEMIELFDLTGCNRAPSAFNTEKLIWVNQHYMKTMDPEYVASHLEWHMADQGIATDNGPALSEIVKVQADRVKTLKEMAAISTYFYHDFTEFDEKAAKKHLRGVAQKPLEVVKAKLAELSEWKAETIHEAINSTAEELEVGMGKVGMPLRVAVTGGGNSPSLDITLELLPKEKVLARIDMALAVVAERIANS is encoded by the coding sequence ATGACTTTAACAACTCGATTTGCACCAAGCCCAACAGGTTATTTGCACGTTGGTGGCGCTCGTACTGCGCTGTATAGCTGGTTATATGCCAAGAAAAATGGTGGTGACTTTATATTACGTATCGAAGACACTGATTTAGAGCGCTCTACGCAGGCATCAGTGGATGCGATCATGGACGGCATGAACTGGTTGCAACTGGAGTGGACACATGGTCCGTATTTCCAAACTGAACGATTTGATCGCTATAAAGAAGTGATTGCTCAATTACTAGAATCTGGTCATGCATACCGTTGTTATTCTACTGCTGAAGAAGTTGAAGCAATGCGTGAAGAAGCTAAAGCTAAAGGTGAAATTGAAAAATACAATGGCTTATGGCGCGATCGCACAGATTACCCAGAAGATAAGCCTTATGTGATCCGCTTTAAAAACCCGCTTGATGGTAACGTAATCATTAAAGACATGGTTAAAGGCGACATTACTATTAGCAATACTCAGCTTGATGATTTGATTATTGCACGTAGTGACGGCACGCCGACTTATAACTTAACGGTTGTAGTAGATGATTGGGACATGAAAGTGTCGCATGTTGTACGTGGTGACGATCATATCTCAAATACGCCTAAGCAAATTAATATTCTTGCAGCTTTAGGTGCAGAGATTCCAGCCTACGCTCATATTCCAATGATATTAGGTGATGATGGTAAGCGTCTATCTAAGCGTCATGGCGCCGTAGGGGTTATGCAATACCGTGATGATGGCTACTTGCCTGAAGCATTATTAAACTATTTAGTGCGTTTAGGTTGGTCTCATGGCGATCAAGAAATTTTCTCACGTGAAGAAATGATTGAACTATTCGACCTTACTGGTTGTAACCGTGCACCGTCAGCGTTCAATACCGAGAAACTAATTTGGGTTAACCAACATTACATGAAGACGATGGATCCTGAATACGTTGCCTCTCATCTTGAGTGGCACATGGCGGATCAAGGAATTGCAACCGATAACGGGCCAGCACTTAGCGAGATTGTAAAAGTACAAGCAGATCGCGTGAAAACCTTAAAAGAAATGGCTGCTATTTCGACTTACTTCTATCACGACTTTACTGAATTTGATGAAAAAGCGGCTAAAAAGCATCTTCGTGGTGTCGCACAAAAACCATTGGAAGTAGTCAAAGCTAAGTTGGCTGAATTATCAGAATGGAAAGCTGAAACAATTCATGAAGCAATTAATTCCACAGCGGAAGAGTTAGAAGTAGGCATGGGTAAAGTGGGGATGCCACTTCGTGTTGCTGTAACTGGCGGTGGTAACTCGCCATCGTTAGATATTACACTAGAGCTATTGCCTAAAGAGAAAGTACTTGCGCGAATAGACATGGCGTTAGCCGTTGTTGCTGAGCGCATTGCAAACAGCTAG